The nucleotide sequence tacacaatataacatacatatggATTCAAGTAGGATTTGTATTAACTTTGTTGTCTTGTAAATTGGGTGTGAACAAGGTCCACTTTTAACTCAAGGATCGGCACCACATTTAATACaaagcaaaaaatattttagggCTATTTGGTTAAATTAAGTGTTGGGTGTTGAATGCTGAATGGAGTTCAAAATCTGAGAACTCAGTTCTTAACATAATTAGAATAGTCTTTAAATTTGAATGCTGAATTATTTTCATTTGGTCAGCGATCCCTGAATATGTGTGAGATAAGATTTAGGAGAAAATCAGAGGTTTCTTAATAAATATATGGAACATTGTAGAATTTGCATTTGTTGAGGCAAAACTATCCAACTCAGTCAAAGATAATTCAGAATTAATAAGAAGTTTATCAAATATGTCCAGTTCACTGAATCTTAGGCCATTAGAAGTGAAGCTATTAAGTACAAACAGACAAGACCTTATTCACACTATTATATTTTTaaaccttcaaattcaaattcggTTGAAAGCAATCATAGGACAATAGATGTTAAAACAtgaattaattcaattaaatataaTGGACAACACCTGTAGGAACAAGAAGACCAGAAATTAATGTTGATGGTGTTGCCTACGCCGATTCCTCCAAATCCACTCGCTTTCTGCCATTTGAAGAAACAAAGATCGATAGAGCACAGAAACTGAAAAAATATGACGTTTTAGTAAGGAACTAAGGCAAAGACCAACCTGTATAGGAAAATTTAGGGTCTGTGAGACGCCAAGATGGGGTTGGGGACGCTGTTGATGGAGATGGGGGTGATTGTGGTTTGATTTTGGAGGCAATGATTGCGGTGGCGTGAAGATGCTTACAAGATCCGAGAAGAAAATGAAGATCGGCAACCCAAACAGAAGAAGCTGCGCACGATCCATCGcccgaagaagaagaagaagaagaagaagaagaagaagaacagagagagagacagagagacagAGTTGCTGGTGCCGAGTGGGGAGAATTTCAGAATTCAGAGCAGTGGAAGGGTAAAAGCGACTTCTAATTTATTTTGAATTAACTGCACGTGCCGTCCCCCAACACCAACACCGTTTTGAATCCACGTCAATCCTCCTGCTTCCCCATCTAATCTCTAATCTTTATTCTTCTCTCTTCCCCAATTTTATAAAAGGGAcctctttaaaaataaaaataaaaatatgagctTCATCTCAATAACTATTCATAGTtattttaaattactcctttaaCTATACACAATTActccaaaatatccttataattatataaaatttattcttaAAACGACTTATAATTAtaccaaaatatccttataactATTTAGAATTATTCCAAAATGcccttatactatttaattttttattattttttttataatatttttttaaaaatagagagTCGTGGAGCACACACCATGACTAGTTTCTCTAACCTCTAATATTATAAAAGATTCTTCATTTGGTgttatctttcaaaaatgtcaaatttatcccaATAACTACCCATGATTATTccaaaatactcctttaaccaCCTACAAATGTTCCaaaatattcttataattatatcaaatttatccctataactactcataattatAACAAGATATATTTATAACTATTTACAACTATTCCAAAATGCTCTTAtattacttattttttttattttttatttataaaaaaagttttaaaaaaattagaaagtcATGGAGCACGCATAGAGTGTTGGATAGTTTAATGATAACTtccattcaaaaaataaaaactaaaaaaatcgTGAACTTTGTAGTTTATACTGAGTTTTATTTACTTTATTTTCTGATAATTACCTAAATTTCAGTCTTTTATTTTAATGTAATTGATTCCCAACATTCATTTACtttcaaaaattaagtaaaaCTAAGTGGGTGCCTTGTGATTTTATTATAACTACTAAAAATCTTTATAATTTTCAAAGctatattaaattataatatcATCACATTTTATTAACAAAACATGCTAAAAGACCAAAATATTCACATaataattaatgaaattaagatattaattaaattaattaatattcatgCAAAATTTAAGACTTATTTGCGTATCATTAGCAATAAATATGTAAAATCAGTGTTCGATCTACATATCCATCTTGCAAACTTACATGATGGTTAATTAAGTCTTAAAATTTTTAGAGATTTTAATCTAAGTATATTAtaacttaaattaaatattttgtggATACTTTGACTTTTTTTTCCACCTCTTATTCTATAAAATAATAGAATTGctattttatatattttcaaaaagcACGTGGGGATTTAACGGTCATATTGAAACAACAAggtatttccttattttttgagTCAAACTAAAGAAGGGGTATTTGtaatttttcctttaattttttttatgaaaaaattggTGCATTTAGTAGTCGAAAACAAAGGTAGTTcgtaaaaaaatttctaaaataaataaagaagaaaataagatatTAAAAAACTATCGTCACTGAAATTCAATAAattgattcaaaattttaattttttaaaaaagaaaatagaaagagcTTGGAGGACCCATGGCGTATACCAAGATCTTTCTTATGTCTAAGTTAAGGACTAAATAAGTAAGAATGGATATATAATAGTAGAAAAGAAGTGCTTTAGTTATCCTACCTccttaaaaaaaatacatttttataatGGGAGACTCGCTTGAAATTTAATATTAATGTGTCTTTAATTTGAAGGAATTACAAGGGTATAATGTCCTTTCATCTTCGTGTTGCAAATATTTTATACTATTTTAGTTGCCCTCCAGTCCCAAGACTTGGAAGGCACTttcaagtttgagagtatttatattttcacaatttttttttttttttacttggttGTTGATTATGAGCAGTCATCCTTTCGTTACAACCTGAGCTCATTTGTTACTTATATATGCAAAGCTCATCGTCAATTATGAGCAggactaatttttatttttcaatgaagttcattttccaaaatatgagtGGAACTTATCTACTAATATTAGTAGTGATGCATCTATCAATTATGAGTAGGGTTCATCCATAGACCCAAAGTTTCATTATCCcggttttgatgataataaactaTTGTGTATTAATGACTTTGTCCTTGAGTTGTTTTTAACACGATTAAACCATTGAAGTTGAAGAAATGAAAGATGATATAAAAAGTTAAAttcctattttttaattttttttaatagtaaTAATGTGTTCTATCTAGTAAAACAATAGAAATAGTAAAGATACGACACAAATGAAATATAACTATAAAAATGGAAAACAAGGAGATAGAACCAAGCTTTGTAGCCAAGAGAGGTTGACCGGCCCACAAGGGATAGTTGGCCAATGTAGGTAGAAGCTAGAGGCGCTTAATAAACCCTTAAAGGCAATCAAGGcacttaaggtttagggtttaagctaaAGGGCCC is from Malania oleifera isolate guangnan ecotype guangnan unplaced genomic scaffold, ASM2987363v1 ctg187, whole genome shotgun sequence and encodes:
- the LOC131147136 gene encoding selT-like protein isoform X2, whose product is MDRAQLLLFGLPIFIFFSDLVSIFTPPQSLPPKSNHNHPHLHQQRPQPHLGVSQTLNFPIQKASGFGGIGVGNTININFWSSCSYRSFENHKRYKEPKER
- the LOC131147136 gene encoding selT-like protein isoform X1, whose translation is MDRAQLLLFGLPIFIFFSDLVSIFTPPQSLPPKSNHNHPHLHQQRPQPHLGVSQTLNFPIQKASGFGGIGVGNTININFWSSCSYRFILVVSYDGTRRPLEKNKDLEDPSYNLIIVFL